From the genome of Bacteroides sp. MSB163, one region includes:
- a CDS encoding TIM-barrel domain-containing protein gives MKKLLLLTISILICVSMSAQNPPITPAWAFEHVAWEDSINTADGAKALVDGYLERNIPVGAVIIDSPWSTTYNDFNWDMQRYSDPKDMINYFKSKDVKVLLWLTGAVNIKCKDTRFQKSDTYDEVVSKGYGINQSKPHVWWKGEGVHIDFTNKEAVAWWYKQLDKVFIDGVYGWKVDQGEFWFGDILDTSIGQMSNEQFRPYYYDAMYDYTVKKNPQGIIIARPYSHQGGYAASVEKMNMGWCGDFSGDWKGLKLQIQNIYQSAKRGYGSPGCEVAGFFMKRSNKEQFVRYAQFGCMTACMINGGENGAFSNHLPWWHGTDVENIYRYCVVLHDELIPYLFSTVVDAHLHGGSLIKNASYEEESHQVGDYLFTKAITSADNRVSFHLPSEGEWINFYDGTKYAPGSLIEEVYALERFPLFVKAGAILPLNVTSGLTGLGDASMVGRKTIMIYPNGTTTRQLHLPCGDGIEYEDCLVTYDEKTGKLKVSSGISQKYTFILKNMPSVKKVKNVASWKYNAEKQELRIDIEGNTLDIEIR, from the coding sequence ATGAAGAAGCTTTTATTACTTACAATTTCAATTCTGATATGTGTGTCCATGAGTGCCCAAAATCCACCGATTACTCCGGCGTGGGCTTTTGAACATGTAGCATGGGAAGATAGTATTAATACGGCGGATGGAGCAAAAGCACTGGTCGACGGGTATTTAGAACGTAATATTCCGGTAGGTGCTGTTATCATTGATAGTCCTTGGAGTACGACCTATAATGACTTTAACTGGGACATGCAACGCTATTCGGACCCGAAGGATATGATTAATTATTTTAAGAGTAAAGATGTGAAAGTGCTTCTATGGCTTACAGGAGCAGTCAATATAAAGTGTAAGGATACCCGTTTTCAAAAAAGCGATACGTATGATGAGGTCGTTTCTAAAGGGTATGGCATAAATCAGAGTAAGCCGCATGTCTGGTGGAAAGGAGAAGGGGTACATATCGACTTTACAAATAAAGAAGCAGTAGCTTGGTGGTATAAGCAACTGGATAAAGTCTTTATCGATGGTGTCTATGGCTGGAAGGTAGATCAGGGAGAATTCTGGTTTGGAGATATTCTCGATACGTCTATTGGTCAGATGAGTAATGAGCAGTTCCGCCCTTATTACTACGATGCTATGTACGATTATACGGTAAAAAAGAACCCGCAAGGCATCATTATCGCTCGTCCCTATTCACATCAGGGAGGTTATGCAGCCAGTGTGGAAAAGATGAATATGGGATGGTGTGGAGACTTTTCCGGTGACTGGAAGGGCTTGAAACTGCAAATTCAGAATATTTATCAGTCGGCAAAGCGTGGCTATGGTTCACCGGGATGCGAAGTTGCTGGTTTTTTCATGAAGCGTTCCAATAAAGAGCAGTTTGTGCGCTATGCACAATTTGGATGTATGACCGCCTGTATGATTAATGGCGGTGAGAATGGCGCTTTCAGTAATCATCTGCCTTGGTGGCATGGCACAGACGTAGAGAATATCTATCGTTATTGTGTTGTTTTGCATGATGAACTGATTCCCTATTTATTTTCAACAGTTGTGGATGCACATTTGCATGGTGGGTCTTTGATAAAAAATGCATCTTATGAGGAAGAAAGCCATCAGGTGGGAGATTATTTATTTACCAAAGCTATCACGTCGGCTGATAACCGTGTATCGTTTCATCTTCCTTCCGAAGGAGAATGGATTAATTTCTATGATGGGACTAAGTATGCTCCCGGCAGTTTGATAGAGGAAGTGTATGCGTTAGAGCGTTTTCCCTTATTTGTGAAGGCAGGAGCCATTCTGCCGCTGAATGTAACTAGTGGGCTAACCGGACTGGGTGATGCTTCGATGGTGGGACGCAAAACTATCATGATATATCCTAATGGGACCACTACTCGTCAGCTGCATCTTCCGTGTGGAGATGGCATTGAGTATGAAGATTGTCTGGTGACTTATGATGAGAAGACGGGTAAACTGAAAGTTAGCAGTGGTATATCTCAGAAATATACTTTTATTTTAAAGAATATGCCGTCTGTGAAGAAAGTGAAGAATGTTGCTTCTTGGAAGTATAATGCTGAAAAGCAGGAACTCCGTATTGATATCGAAGGTAATACTTTAGACATAGAAATACGTTGA
- a CDS encoding hybrid sensor histidine kinase/response regulator transcription factor, with the protein MRSYKLLLFLLCRLLFCIDGMAQPYTLRHLGVEDGLSNNYVRDIAQDKQGCIWVATELGLNRFDGCNFTTYKSNNSQLINDALNVLLYDETENVVWIGGKFDGISALDCSTYQFYSYTSRDEVRADNIVHLSHASDGGIWLTPHYGNIVHYDKHSHTFTSLADMGIENLNKSNWCCFDDGEGHLYIGHAQSGMSIINLKNKTVRKLSHTNNNPQSLPGNSIYSIYKDHLQNIWVGTNRGLGLFNPKTEEFSVFRHESDNPHSLIADHIYDIKEMNDGTLWIASDIGGISILDLHSITFKSPEKVQFYNITADNSKHGVTSGNIRTLLQDSFGNIWIGNYSSGIDFISHSQPEFHILPYMTEKGNITKHKPVWGICKDENNQIWLGGENEITLFKDNKLLKSIDITKQLSRPYGQVFSIISDQQGALLLGIYDDGLLKFNIRNERIERIPLDMADVDIITFFKENDEKIWIGAEYGIYSYSNGTLRKEDEINRLLPDRSVYGILRDRQGKLWIGTYGGGIAVLDKENKLVAKLNKGTRFCSNAINSLYMDSQGGVWAATRNGIGYIKDTARPEEFEAYGYEQGLEDTFVRAIQEDASGNIWLSTNDGISFWNKQKKKFDSYDYRDGIPMGNFIEGSACRAKDGTLYFGSLNGVCYFNPENLIAERQVAPVQIIECRSLNNQIESRNEGTIIPTSEGSINLPYNRNSFRISFTVPDYSQSGQVEYAYMIDGLENTWTNTLGENMITFRNISPGEYTFKVKARLRNQEWDDSHIATLQVHIYPPLWLTWYAKVLYILLVLLCVYIWFRFYKRKLMLENSLELEKKKSQNEQELNNERLRFYTNITHELRTPLTLILGPLEDLVNDSNVPAFYSNKIKMIHSSAIRLLNLINQILEFRKTETQNRKLTVTKGDLSSLITEIGLRYKELNRNDRVKFHIRVQPSKTKLYFDTDIISTILDNLLSNAIKYTPEGEINLIMHPINQEGKQYTEIVVSDTGYGIDADALPHIFDRYYQAKGKHQASGTGIGLALVKSLANLHEGSLHVESETGKGTTFTFRILTENTYPDALHKEDRTESIPEKTESLKEEDNDTCPVILVVEDNDDIREYIATSFSNNYHIMTATNGKEGVEQALKYIPDIIISDIMMPVMDGIELCKLIKEDVRTSHIPVILLTAKDSIQDKEEGYESGADSYLTKPFSAKLLHSRVHNLLESRKKLALLITNRTKELKPEQVQETMQLSRLDEEFLNRFTAIVEENIDTPQLDMPFMIGKMNMSHSTLYRKIKGLTGISGNEFIRKIRLKNSLRLLMEEGFNVSEAAYASGFNDLGYFRNCFKEEYGMAPSEYIKQKK; encoded by the coding sequence CAATTATGTCCGCGACATTGCACAAGATAAACAAGGTTGCATCTGGGTGGCAACAGAACTTGGACTGAACCGGTTTGACGGATGCAACTTCACCACCTATAAAAGTAACAACTCACAATTAATCAATGATGCACTAAATGTACTACTATATGACGAAACAGAAAATGTGGTATGGATAGGTGGAAAATTCGACGGTATAAGCGCATTGGACTGTTCCACTTATCAATTCTACTCTTACACATCCAGAGACGAGGTAAGGGCGGATAATATCGTGCACTTGTCTCATGCCTCCGATGGGGGAATCTGGCTGACTCCACATTACGGGAACATTGTTCATTACGATAAACATAGCCACACATTCACATCGCTCGCTGATATGGGTATAGAGAACCTAAATAAATCCAACTGGTGTTGTTTCGACGATGGAGAAGGGCATCTTTATATCGGACACGCCCAAAGCGGAATGAGTATTATAAACCTGAAAAACAAAACAGTACGTAAACTCAGTCATACAAACAATAATCCGCAAAGTTTGCCCGGAAACAGTATTTATTCCATTTATAAAGATCATTTGCAAAACATTTGGGTAGGAACCAACAGGGGATTGGGTTTATTTAACCCGAAAACAGAAGAGTTTAGCGTATTCAGGCATGAATCCGATAACCCTCATTCTCTGATTGCCGACCATATTTACGATATCAAAGAAATGAATGACGGCACGCTATGGATTGCCAGTGATATCGGCGGAATCAGTATACTCGATTTACACAGTATAACTTTTAAGAGTCCTGAAAAGGTGCAGTTCTATAATATCACCGCGGACAATAGCAAGCACGGGGTTACATCAGGAAATATACGCACCTTGTTACAGGATTCTTTCGGAAATATCTGGATAGGCAATTACAGTAGCGGTATAGATTTTATCAGCCACAGCCAACCGGAATTCCACATATTGCCCTATATGACCGAAAAAGGGAATATCACCAAGCACAAGCCTGTATGGGGAATCTGCAAGGATGAGAACAATCAAATCTGGCTGGGCGGTGAGAATGAAATAACATTATTCAAAGACAATAAACTCCTGAAAAGTATAGATATAACCAAACAACTTTCAAGACCATACGGACAAGTGTTTTCCATCATCAGCGACCAGCAAGGCGCATTATTACTTGGAATATACGACGACGGTCTTCTAAAATTCAATATCCGTAACGAACGTATCGAACGTATTCCATTGGATATGGCGGATGTAGATATCATCACCTTTTTCAAAGAAAATGATGAAAAAATATGGATAGGCGCCGAATATGGAATATACAGCTACAGCAACGGTACTCTCCGCAAAGAAGACGAAATCAACCGGTTATTGCCAGACCGATCAGTATATGGCATTCTCCGCGACAGGCAAGGTAAGTTGTGGATAGGTACTTATGGCGGAGGAATAGCTGTCCTTGACAAAGAAAACAAGCTGGTAGCCAAACTGAACAAAGGCACTCGCTTCTGCTCTAATGCCATCAATAGTCTTTACATGGATTCTCAGGGGGGCGTATGGGCTGCCACACGCAACGGAATAGGATACATTAAAGATACAGCCCGTCCGGAAGAGTTTGAAGCATACGGTTATGAGCAAGGACTTGAAGACACCTTCGTACGTGCCATTCAAGAAGATGCATCCGGAAATATCTGGCTCAGTACCAACGATGGAATATCCTTTTGGAACAAGCAAAAGAAGAAATTCGACAGTTACGACTATCGTGACGGCATACCTATGGGAAACTTTATTGAAGGTTCGGCCTGCCGGGCAAAAGATGGCACACTCTATTTCGGCTCGCTAAACGGTGTCTGCTATTTCAATCCGGAAAATCTGATCGCAGAACGCCAAGTGGCTCCTGTACAGATTATCGAATGCAGAAGTCTGAATAACCAGATAGAAAGTCGTAATGAAGGAACTATCATTCCGACCTCTGAGGGAAGCATCAACCTGCCCTATAACCGGAATTCTTTCCGCATCTCATTCACCGTACCGGACTATTCGCAAAGCGGACAGGTGGAATATGCATATATGATTGACGGACTGGAAAATACATGGACCAATACTTTAGGAGAAAACATGATTACTTTCCGCAATATTTCCCCGGGAGAATATACATTCAAAGTAAAAGCAAGGTTAAGAAATCAGGAGTGGGACGATAGTCATATAGCCACATTACAAGTACACATCTATCCACCTCTATGGCTGACGTGGTATGCGAAAGTCTTGTATATTCTGCTGGTCTTATTGTGTGTGTATATCTGGTTCCGTTTTTACAAACGTAAACTCATGCTGGAAAACTCCCTTGAACTGGAAAAAAAGAAAAGCCAAAACGAACAGGAACTTAACAACGAACGTCTGCGCTTCTACACCAACATCACACACGAACTGCGCACCCCATTAACGTTGATACTCGGTCCACTGGAAGATTTAGTCAATGACTCTAACGTACCTGCTTTTTATAGTAATAAAATCAAGATGATTCACAGCAGTGCTATCCGGTTATTGAACCTTATCAACCAAATACTGGAATTCCGCAAGACGGAAACACAAAACCGAAAACTAACAGTAACCAAAGGAGATTTAAGTAGTCTGATTACAGAAATAGGTTTGCGTTACAAAGAATTGAATCGGAACGATAGAGTAAAATTCCACATTCGTGTTCAGCCCTCAAAGACTAAACTCTATTTTGATACTGATATCATCTCTACCATACTGGATAATTTGTTATCAAATGCCATAAAATACACCCCGGAAGGAGAAATCAACCTGATTATGCATCCGATAAATCAGGAAGGCAAACAATATACAGAAATAGTGGTCAGCGATACCGGATACGGAATAGATGCTGACGCACTGCCGCATATCTTCGACCGTTATTATCAGGCGAAAGGAAAACATCAGGCGTCAGGTACAGGCATCGGCCTTGCATTAGTCAAATCACTGGCCAACCTGCACGAAGGCAGTCTGCATGTAGAAAGTGAAACGGGTAAAGGAACGACTTTCACTTTCCGGATTCTCACCGAAAATACTTATCCCGATGCCTTGCATAAAGAAGACAGAACGGAAAGTATTCCAGAAAAAACGGAAAGCTTAAAAGAGGAAGACAATGATACTTGTCCGGTAATACTGGTTGTAGAAGATAATGATGATATTCGCGAATACATCGCTACTTCTTTCAGCAACAACTACCACATAATGACTGCTACTAACGGAAAAGAAGGAGTAGAACAAGCACTGAAATATATCCCTGACATCATTATCAGCGACATTATGATGCCTGTAATGGATGGTATTGAATTATGCAAACTGATAAAAGAAGATGTTCGCACCAGCCATATCCCCGTCATTCTATTGACGGCCAAAGACTCCATCCAGGATAAGGAAGAGGGCTACGAAAGCGGTGCCGACTCATATCTTACGAAACCATTCAGCGCCAAGTTGCTGCACAGCCGTGTTCACAATTTGCTGGAATCACGAAAGAAGTTAGCCCTGCTGATAACCAACCGTACCAAAGAGTTGAAACCGGAACAAGTTCAGGAAACAATGCAACTAAGCCGGTTGGACGAAGAATTCTTGAACAGGTTTACTGCAATAGTAGAAGAAAATATCGACACACCCCAATTGGACATGCCCTTCATGATAGGCAAGATGAACATGAGTCACTCCACCCTTTACCGAAAGATAAAGGGACTGACTGGAATCTCAGGCAATGAGTTCATCCGGAAAATAAGACTGAAAAACAGCTTGCGCTTATTGATGGAAGAAGGATTCAATGTTTCGGAAGCGGCTTATGCAAGCGGTTTCAATGACTTGGGATATTTCCGGAATTGCTTCAAAGAGGAATATGGAATGGCACCGTCGGAGTATATAAAACAGAAGAAATAG
- a CDS encoding RagB/SusD family nutrient uptake outer membrane protein, protein MKLNYKLYSVCLSLLMTFCGCDSFLEETPKGSINDTYAQTEKGAEAELLSLYQINTELLEQWFMVGELGNDLMAYGGNVRDYWKGLITYTDTYMIDNSSNEGLWKWLYVALSTINTSINSINAADFHSESKRSELLSEAHALRAFYLHQIIEIYGPAAYYAEMPITSPEEIGGTQPGIAAFYKRILADLEIADQSLKAPSEVRSSNFGRMDQGIAKAIRMRVLMSLAAYDETLIGEVGMQNKKHCYEEAVRVATELKNDYGYKLESDFSRIFSPDNTENSEIIWSIQYGNTTFDAQNNFIHRYWVSQVNRSVRSYSKTINGLQAHSVFYGREYRAVMPTYYFIHVFNKYDKRRDATFISGYCRTDDWNELPDFSDTLLIRALDVLPQEVKSAYENRGIICDDVTDIYDIETGAVLNNSNVRSCANNVTKWLDSSRSTAKQEYAYKDAILIRLGEVYVTLAEAYTRLGRKDEATQVIMELRQRALMPGHEEALTVNLEDIDISFILDEGARELGGELFRWQMLKRALDKDAFCQWIKEKNPDTNPENGVNGIGIKPYHINRPVPLSTINSYKVLNIEFKQNEGYAQ, encoded by the coding sequence ATGAAACTCAATTATAAATTATATTCAGTTTGTCTGTCCTTATTGATGACATTCTGTGGTTGTGACAGTTTTCTGGAAGAAACTCCGAAAGGGTCTATTAATGATACGTATGCACAGACGGAAAAAGGTGCTGAAGCTGAGTTGCTGTCATTGTATCAGATCAATACCGAACTTCTGGAACAGTGGTTTATGGTAGGGGAATTAGGAAATGACCTGATGGCTTATGGAGGTAATGTACGTGACTACTGGAAAGGACTGATTACCTATACCGATACATACATGATTGATAATAGCAGCAACGAAGGCCTCTGGAAATGGTTGTATGTAGCACTTTCCACTATCAATACAAGTATCAACTCGATTAATGCCGCAGATTTTCATTCGGAAAGCAAGCGTAGTGAACTTCTTTCGGAAGCTCACGCTTTGCGTGCCTTTTATTTACATCAGATTATTGAAATCTATGGACCTGCCGCATATTATGCTGAGATGCCTATTACCAGTCCGGAAGAGATAGGAGGAACCCAACCGGGGATTGCTGCTTTTTATAAGCGTATTCTTGCAGACCTGGAGATTGCAGACCAAAGTCTGAAAGCCCCTTCCGAAGTACGTTCATCAAATTTCGGGCGTATGGATCAGGGTATTGCTAAGGCCATTCGGATGCGTGTCTTGATGTCTCTGGCAGCTTATGATGAAACATTGATCGGTGAGGTTGGGATGCAGAACAAAAAGCACTGTTATGAAGAAGCGGTGAGAGTGGCTACCGAATTAAAGAATGACTATGGATATAAATTAGAAAGTGATTTCAGTCGCATCTTTTCACCGGATAATACTGAAAATAGTGAGATTATCTGGTCCATACAATATGGCAACACGACATTTGATGCTCAGAATAATTTCATCCATCGTTATTGGGTTTCACAGGTAAACCGTTCGGTGCGTTCTTATTCTAAGACAATCAATGGTCTGCAAGCGCATAGTGTCTTCTATGGTCGTGAATATCGTGCTGTGATGCCTACTTATTATTTTATTCATGTATTTAATAAGTATGATAAGCGTCGTGATGCAACTTTTATATCAGGTTACTGCCGTACTGACGATTGGAATGAACTACCTGATTTTTCGGACACTTTATTGATCCGTGCACTCGATGTTCTTCCTCAAGAAGTTAAGTCGGCTTATGAGAATAGAGGTATTATCTGTGATGATGTAACTGATATTTACGATATAGAAACGGGAGCAGTCCTTAATAATTCCAATGTTCGTAGTTGTGCCAATAATGTGACTAAATGGCTGGATAGCAGTCGGTCAACTGCAAAACAGGAATATGCCTATAAGGATGCAATCTTGATTCGGTTGGGAGAAGTCTATGTGACGTTGGCAGAAGCGTATACCCGTCTAGGCAGAAAAGATGAAGCGACACAGGTGATAATGGAACTTCGTCAACGGGCTTTAATGCCAGGACACGAAGAAGCATTGACTGTAAATCTGGAAGATATTGATATTTCATTTATTCTGGATGAAGGAGCCCGTGAACTGGGAGGGGAACTCTTCAGATGGCAAATGCTGAAACGTGCGCTGGACAAAGATGCATTCTGCCAATGGATTAAAGAGAAAAATCCCGATACAAATCCGGAAAATGGAGTAAATGGAATAGGGATTAAACCCTACCACATTAATCGTCCGGTACCCTTGTCCACTATTAATAGTTACAAGGTTCTGAATATAGAGTTTAAGCAAAACGAAGGTTATGCACAATAA